From Bacillus basilensis, a single genomic window includes:
- the tenI gene encoding thiazole tautomerase TenI, whose protein sequence is MKNELHVISNGHMSFEELVNVAMQIESEIDYLHVREREKSTKELYEGVESLLKKGFPASKIVINDRIDIAILLNIPRVQLGYRSADVRSVKEKFSYLHVGYSVHSLEEAIDAFKNGADSLVYGHVFPTDCKKGVPARGLEEVSDIAKCLSIPITAIGGITTENTGDVLTNGVSGIAVMSGIISSSNPYSKAKSYKESIRKWAEKHV, encoded by the coding sequence ATGAAAAATGAGCTTCATGTAATCTCAAATGGTCACATGTCATTCGAAGAGCTAGTGAATGTAGCAATGCAAATTGAGAGTGAGATTGATTATTTACATGTTCGTGAGCGTGAGAAAAGTACGAAGGAATTGTATGAAGGTGTGGAAAGTCTTTTGAAGAAAGGCTTTCCTGCATCGAAGATAGTAATAAATGATCGAATTGATATTGCTATTTTATTAAATATTCCGCGTGTGCAGCTAGGATATCGAAGCGCAGATGTAAGGTCAGTGAAAGAAAAGTTTTCTTATTTGCATGTCGGTTATTCTGTGCATTCTTTAGAAGAGGCGATCGATGCATTTAAGAATGGAGCGGATTCACTCGTCTATGGTCATGTATTTCCGACAGATTGTAAAAAAGGTGTGCCAGCGAGAGGGCTTGAAGAAGTTTCAGACATTGCAAAGTGTTTATCCATACCGATTACAGCAATTGGAGGAATCACCACGGAAAACACAGGGGATGTTCTTACTAATGGTGTCAGTGGTATTGCTGTTATGTCTGGAATTATAAGTAGTAGTAACCCGTATAGCAAAGCGAAATCTTATAAGGAATCAATAAGAAAGTGGGCGGAAAAACATGTGTAA
- a CDS encoding SH3 domain-containing protein: MNMKATALTATTVAIASLLPSMGETTVQTANAEQLSNVKTGYVKVDQVALHTQDNANSSSIDTIRFNTKVNILETTNSWYKVSVNNKVGYVQKDAILLKNKLQSNNQYIVNANALNVRSEPNLESSILDVLPNGKFVTIQEEQGEWYKILHNGKTGYVQKAFVSNGSQPLVKGITVQNNTKYTVATPKLNVRSNASTSSALLGSLQNGTQIQVVETVGTWYKIRFGTGYGYVAKHYVVQNQTQSQTQTAQPTSIPAVFKFPTQGRISSTFDMRWEQMHYGIDIAAQGNVSIQAAAAGKVVKSYYSASYGNVVFIAHQLNGKLYTTVYAHMKDRTVQAGDQVQAGQLVGHMGNTGHSYGQHLHFELHNGEWNFEKTNAVNPLPYLVR; encoded by the coding sequence ATGAATATGAAAGCTACTGCTTTAACAGCAACTACTGTCGCAATTGCCTCTTTACTTCCTTCTATGGGAGAAACAACTGTACAAACAGCCAACGCTGAACAATTATCTAACGTGAAAACTGGATATGTCAAAGTCGATCAAGTAGCCTTACATACACAAGATAACGCAAATAGCTCATCAATTGATACAATTCGCTTTAATACGAAAGTAAACATACTTGAAACAACTAATAGCTGGTATAAAGTATCTGTTAATAATAAAGTAGGTTACGTACAAAAAGATGCTATTCTACTAAAAAACAAACTTCAATCTAATAATCAATACATTGTTAATGCCAATGCATTAAACGTTCGTTCTGAACCTAATTTAGAATCTTCAATTTTAGATGTATTACCAAATGGGAAATTCGTTACCATTCAAGAAGAACAAGGTGAGTGGTATAAAATTTTACATAATGGCAAAACAGGTTACGTACAAAAGGCGTTCGTGTCTAATGGTTCACAGCCTTTAGTAAAAGGCATCACAGTTCAAAATAATACGAAATACACAGTTGCAACACCTAAACTTAATGTACGTAGCAATGCTAGTACAAGTAGTGCACTACTTGGTTCATTACAAAATGGTACACAAATACAAGTAGTGGAAACTGTCGGAACTTGGTATAAAATTCGTTTTGGCACAGGATACGGATATGTAGCAAAGCATTATGTGGTGCAAAATCAAACGCAATCACAAACTCAAACAGCTCAACCTACTTCCATTCCAGCAGTTTTCAAATTCCCTACTCAAGGAAGAATTAGCTCAACCTTTGATATGCGCTGGGAACAAATGCATTATGGGATAGATATTGCAGCTCAGGGTAATGTCTCTATCCAAGCTGCGGCTGCAGGTAAAGTTGTGAAATCATATTATTCAGCTAGCTATGGCAATGTTGTGTTCATCGCTCATCAACTAAACGGGAAACTATATACAACAGTCTATGCTCATATGAAAGATCGCACTGTACAAGCTGGTGATCAAGTACAGGCTGGACAATTAGTAGGTCATATGGGAAACACAGGTCATTCATACGGGCAACATCTTCATTTTGAATTACACAATGGAGAATGGAATTTTGAAAAAACAAATGCAGTAAACCCACTGCCATATTTAGTTAGGTAA
- a CDS encoding ABC transporter permease, whose translation MNRLKELLPALTLSSILLVMWEIGARVVDEMYILPSPSAIVMKIWKLKDILFTVHLPATLNVVLIGVAISIVLGVGLAMLMNASNWMERAFYPLLVASQTIPITALAPLFVLWFGYTIWSKVVVTVLITFFPIAVNTYDGLRSTKIEWEELLVTYGATKKDVFLKLKLPSALPYFFSALKIAVPLSVIGAAIGEWLGAQAGLGYFSKRMMTQLDGAGVFAPIVLLSLLAISFVILISILEKKFISWRKHS comes from the coding sequence ATGAACCGGTTGAAGGAACTATTACCTGCCCTTACACTTTCTAGTATTTTACTTGTCATGTGGGAAATAGGCGCAAGAGTTGTAGATGAGATGTACATTTTACCGTCACCGTCTGCAATTGTAATGAAGATATGGAAACTAAAAGATATATTATTTACGGTTCATTTGCCGGCAACATTAAATGTCGTTTTAATAGGGGTGGCTATTTCTATCGTACTTGGGGTAGGGCTAGCGATGTTAATGAATGCGAGTAATTGGATGGAGAGAGCATTTTATCCATTATTAGTTGCCTCACAAACGATTCCGATTACAGCGCTTGCTCCACTCTTCGTTTTATGGTTTGGATATACGATTTGGAGTAAGGTTGTTGTTACGGTTTTAATTACGTTTTTTCCAATTGCGGTCAATACGTATGATGGACTACGTAGTACAAAAATAGAATGGGAGGAGCTCTTAGTTACGTATGGAGCAACGAAAAAAGATGTTTTTCTTAAATTAAAGTTACCATCTGCTCTTCCTTATTTTTTCTCAGCTTTAAAAATTGCAGTTCCGCTTAGTGTGATTGGGGCAGCAATTGGTGAATGGCTCGGTGCACAAGCCGGGTTAGGATATTTCAGTAAAAGGATGATGACGCAATTAGACGGAGCGGGTGTATTTGCACCCATTGTATTGTTATCATTATTAGCTATTTCCTTTGTCATCCTTATTTCGATTTTAGAAAAGAAATTTATTAGTTGGAGGAAGCATTCATGA
- the thiG gene encoding thiazole synthase produces the protein MLNIGPLSFQSRLLLGTGKFPDFDVQQKAIDVSEAEILTFAVRRMDIFDAKQPNLLDKLDVKKYTLLPNTAGAKNAEEAVRIAKLAKASGLCDMIKVEVIGDDRTLLPDPVETLKASEMLLEEGFIVLPYTSDDVVLARKLQELGVHAIMPGASPIGSGLGIVNPLNLSFIIEQATVPVIVDAGIGSPADAAFAMELGADGVLLNTAVSGAKDPIKMAYAMKLGIEAGRIGFEAGRIARKRCATASSPLEGMSVVE, from the coding sequence ATGTTAAACATTGGACCATTGTCATTTCAGTCTAGACTTTTATTAGGAACAGGGAAATTCCCTGATTTTGACGTACAGCAAAAAGCAATTGACGTTTCTGAAGCTGAAATTTTAACGTTTGCAGTACGTCGTATGGATATATTTGATGCAAAGCAACCTAATTTATTAGATAAGCTTGATGTGAAAAAATATACGTTATTACCGAATACAGCCGGAGCGAAAAATGCTGAAGAAGCTGTTCGTATTGCAAAATTAGCGAAAGCTTCAGGACTTTGTGACATGATCAAAGTAGAGGTTATTGGTGATGATAGAACGTTATTACCTGATCCAGTAGAAACATTAAAGGCATCTGAAATGTTACTAGAAGAAGGATTTATCGTACTTCCTTACACATCTGATGATGTTGTATTAGCCCGCAAATTACAAGAACTTGGCGTGCATGCGATTATGCCAGGAGCATCACCAATCGGATCAGGACTTGGTATTGTAAATCCGTTAAATTTAAGCTTCATTATTGAACAAGCGACAGTACCAGTTATCGTTGACGCTGGTATTGGTAGCCCAGCTGATGCGGCATTCGCGATGGAATTAGGAGCGGATGGTGTGTTATTAAATACGGCTGTATCAGGAGCAAAAGATCCTATTAAAATGGCATACGCAATGAAATTAGGTATCGAAGCAGGTCGCATAGGCTTTGAAGCAGGTCGTATCGCACGTAAACGCTGTGCAACTGCAAGTAGTCCTTTAGAAGGAATGAGTGTAGTTGAATAA
- the tenA gene encoding thiaminase II translates to MKFCDRLLETVQPVWEMSHNHPFVVGMGDGTLEKDKFQYYIIQDYLYLLDYAKLYAIGVVKATNPQVMGKFAEQIDGILNGEMTIHKQYAKRLDISIEEIESAKPSAKNLAYTNYMMSVSQNGTLAELIAALLPCMWSYWEIGKRLNDIPGARDHEFFGEWIQGYSSEEYGNLCIWLIDLLNEMAVGKSDKELDRLEEIFLYSSRFEYLFWDMSYRKEMWGFEEQEHTTVS, encoded by the coding sequence ATGAAATTTTGCGATAGATTATTAGAAACTGTACAACCAGTTTGGGAGATGAGTCATAATCATCCGTTTGTAGTAGGTATGGGAGATGGCACGTTAGAAAAAGATAAGTTTCAGTATTATATTATTCAAGATTATTTATATTTGTTAGATTATGCAAAGCTATATGCGATTGGTGTTGTAAAAGCAACGAATCCACAAGTAATGGGGAAATTTGCTGAACAAATTGATGGCATATTAAATGGAGAAATGACGATCCATAAACAATATGCAAAAAGACTTGATATTTCTATAGAAGAGATAGAATCTGCCAAACCATCTGCTAAAAATTTAGCCTATACAAATTACATGATGTCTGTATCTCAAAATGGCACACTTGCGGAATTAATAGCAGCACTTCTTCCATGTATGTGGAGCTACTGGGAAATTGGAAAGCGTTTAAACGATATTCCTGGAGCAAGAGATCATGAGTTCTTTGGTGAGTGGATTCAAGGATATAGTTCGGAAGAATACGGTAACCTTTGTATTTGGTTAATAGATTTATTAAATGAAATGGCAGTTGGAAAGTCTGACAAAGAGCTAGATCGATTAGAGGAGATTTTCCTATATTCCAGTCGATTTGAATATTTATTCTGGGATATGTCCTATCGTAAGGAGATGTGGGGATTTGAGGAGCAAGAACATACTACAGTTTCATAA
- a CDS encoding ABC transporter ATP-binding protein, with product MRSKNILQFHNVSFHYDEKPIINELNASIRDKEFVSIIGPSGCGKSTLFRLITGLEEASTGQIELTETKSHPVGYMPQKDMLLPWRTIIENAALPLECQGVQKKEAQIKAKELLHKFGLQGYETKYPKDLSGGMRQRVSFIRTLLTGGEILLLDEPFSALDALTKASLQEWLFEQWKEWEKTILFITHDVEEALFLSNRIFVVENQPITTLTEKIVPLDCNRTRKDLYKHEVLALKDELLSMLQRQVLV from the coding sequence TTGAGGAGCAAGAACATACTACAGTTTCATAATGTTTCTTTTCATTATGATGAGAAACCAATCATCAATGAATTAAATGCTTCTATACGAGATAAAGAGTTTGTAAGTATTATCGGACCGAGTGGATGCGGGAAAAGTACTTTATTTCGCCTTATTACAGGTTTAGAAGAAGCAAGTACGGGACAGATAGAGCTGACAGAAACAAAGAGCCATCCTGTAGGATATATGCCCCAAAAAGATATGCTCCTGCCATGGAGAACGATTATTGAGAATGCTGCCCTGCCGCTAGAGTGCCAAGGTGTACAGAAGAAAGAAGCACAAATAAAGGCAAAGGAACTGTTACATAAATTTGGCTTACAAGGGTATGAGACAAAATATCCGAAAGATTTATCTGGCGGTATGAGACAACGCGTATCTTTTATTCGAACTTTATTAACAGGCGGGGAGATATTGCTGTTAGATGAACCGTTTAGCGCGTTGGATGCTTTAACGAAGGCATCTTTGCAAGAATGGCTGTTTGAACAATGGAAAGAGTGGGAAAAAACAATTTTATTTATCACTCATGATGTGGAAGAAGCATTATTTCTTTCTAATCGAATTTTCGTTGTAGAAAATCAACCGATAACTACTTTAACCGAGAAGATTGTACCGCTTGATTGTAATCGGACAAGAAAAGATTTATATAAGCATGAAGTGTTAGCGCTTAAAGATGAGCTTCTTAGTATGTTACAAAGGCAGGTACTCGTATGA
- a CDS encoding DUF3965 domain-containing protein yields the protein MRAVQRDPNWNLVTDTYIEPNNFAELFSLLVPCHPKGEGKERTILVWKEKEFYKEENLAAFIVYGMNKAKNLPQFHKDEIPTLVRILRLCQEIGWYEEANTFMVNQGLAEFVHTSLEYETWDLLTQAVALNYLIIKYRIGELTDGDVEIWDRVKFNEKCIKDCKHLLSHKEVLEFTFFYMCKRAKFLSKEQLNSDMMSLAMYCNTFVYDLYTHDLLRKYRKCTDFLSYYGPSQAVLACQRAVLSQISDRLDPLKTTHVDDYLYVMKDMMEHMTIGIMDRYDHFIGKLLSYVPFFEMIQVPQHAYYCEELLYICKGIEYKEEILRNYIFIQLHDCLPSFFKLFLKNKRYATIHDILFYWCDDEQRMSLEKKYNLSFIYEKYACG from the coding sequence ATGAGGGCTGTACAGCGCGATCCAAATTGGAATTTGGTTACAGATACATATATAGAACCAAATAATTTCGCTGAATTATTTTCTTTGCTTGTACCTTGTCATCCAAAAGGTGAAGGGAAAGAACGAACTATATTAGTGTGGAAAGAAAAAGAATTTTATAAAGAAGAAAATTTAGCGGCATTTATCGTATATGGAATGAATAAAGCAAAGAATTTACCGCAGTTTCATAAAGATGAAATTCCAACTTTAGTACGTATTCTTCGCTTATGCCAAGAGATTGGTTGGTATGAAGAAGCAAATACTTTTATGGTAAATCAAGGACTAGCTGAGTTTGTTCACACTTCATTGGAATATGAAACGTGGGATCTTTTGACGCAAGCGGTTGCTTTAAACTATTTAATTATTAAATATCGTATTGGTGAATTGACTGATGGGGATGTAGAAATTTGGGATAGAGTTAAATTTAATGAGAAATGTATAAAGGATTGTAAACATCTATTATCCCATAAAGAAGTATTGGAATTTACATTCTTTTATATGTGTAAGAGAGCTAAATTCCTATCAAAGGAACAATTAAATAGTGATATGATGAGTCTAGCGATGTATTGTAATACTTTTGTGTATGATTTATATACACATGACTTATTACGGAAATATCGTAAGTGTACAGACTTCCTATCATATTATGGACCTAGTCAAGCGGTATTAGCTTGTCAAAGAGCTGTACTTTCTCAAATTTCAGATCGATTAGACCCATTAAAGACTACTCATGTAGATGATTATTTATATGTAATGAAAGATATGATGGAGCATATGACGATAGGAATAATGGATCGATATGATCATTTTATCGGAAAGTTATTATCATATGTGCCATTTTTCGAAATGATTCAAGTTCCACAGCATGCATATTATTGTGAAGAATTACTGTATATTTGTAAGGGCATTGAATATAAAGAAGAAATATTACGCAATTATATATTTATACAATTACATGATTGTCTGCCATCATTCTTTAAACTATTTCTTAAAAATAAGCGTTATGCAACGATTCATGACATTCTGTTCTATTGGTGCGATGATGAACAAAGGATGAGCTTGGAGAAAAAATATAATCTTAGCTTTATTTATGAAAAATATGCTTGTGGGTAA
- a CDS encoding CBS domain-containing protein — MTRVRDLMSTHIVHCTPLDNVYEAAVKMKEESIGLIPVVENEQVVGLVTDRDLVVRGIAEKHPGSNKITNVMTTNIVSVSPDDSIEKATELMAQYQIRRLPVVESGQLVGMLALGDLATRESADDQAGFALSEISEHTE; from the coding sequence ATGACACGAGTGAGAGACCTTATGAGTACTCATATTGTACATTGTACACCGCTAGACAACGTATACGAGGCTGCTGTAAAGATGAAAGAAGAATCGATTGGATTGATTCCGGTTGTTGAAAATGAGCAAGTTGTTGGGCTTGTTACAGACCGAGATTTAGTTGTTAGAGGCATTGCTGAGAAACATCCTGGATCTAATAAAATTACAAATGTAATGACAACAAATATTGTTTCAGTTTCTCCTGATGATTCTATTGAAAAAGCTACAGAGTTAATGGCACAGTATCAAATTAGACGATTACCAGTAGTTGAGAGTGGTCAACTTGTTGGAATGCTAGCATTAGGTGATTTAGCTACAAGAGAATCGGCAGATGATCAAGCGGGATTTGCTTTAAGTGAAATCTCGGAGCATACGGAATGA
- the thiS gene encoding sulfur carrier protein ThiS, whose translation MNLKINGNQIEVPASVKTVAELLTYLELDNRIVVVERNKDILQKDNHTDTSVFDGDQIEIVTFVGGG comes from the coding sequence TTGAATTTAAAAATTAATGGTAATCAAATTGAAGTGCCAGCGAGTGTGAAAACAGTAGCTGAACTACTTACATATTTAGAGTTAGATAACAGAATTGTTGTAGTTGAGCGTAATAAAGATATTTTACAAAAAGATAATCATACAGATACATCTGTTTTTGATGGAGACCAAATTGAGATTGTAACTTTCGTAGGAGGCGGTTGA
- the thiO gene encoding glycine oxidase ThiO codes for MCKKYDVAIIGGGVIGSSVAHFLAERGHKVAIVEKQQIASEASKAAAGLLGVQAEWDAYDPLFELARESRAIFPQLAAVLREKTGIDIGYEEKGIYRIAQNEDEKERILHIMDWQQKTGEDSYFLTGEKLREKEPFLSESIIGAVYYPKDGHVIAPELTKAFAHSAAISGTDIYEQTEVFDIRIENDNVTGIVTSEGIIACEKVVIAGGSWSTKLLGYFHREWGTYPVKGEVVAVRSRKSLLNAPIFQERFYIAPKRGGRYVIGATMKSHTFNKTVQPESITSILERAYTILPALKEAEWESAWAGLRPQSNHEAPYMGEHEEIKGLYACTGHYRNGILLSPVSGQYMADLIEGKQENHLLDSLLSKRV; via the coding sequence ATGTGTAAGAAGTATGATGTAGCGATAATTGGCGGAGGTGTAATTGGTAGTTCAGTTGCACATTTTCTAGCAGAACGAGGGCATAAAGTAGCGATTGTAGAGAAGCAACAGATTGCATCTGAAGCCTCGAAAGCAGCTGCTGGTTTACTTGGGGTTCAGGCAGAATGGGATGCGTATGATCCGTTATTTGAACTTGCTAGAGAAAGCCGTGCTATATTTCCACAACTTGCAGCAGTTTTACGTGAAAAAACAGGCATCGATATTGGGTATGAAGAAAAAGGCATTTATCGCATTGCTCAAAATGAAGATGAGAAGGAAAGAATTCTTCATATTATGGATTGGCAGCAGAAAACAGGTGAAGATTCCTATTTTCTAACGGGAGAAAAATTGCGGGAAAAAGAGCCATTTCTATCTGAATCCATTATAGGTGCGGTATATTATCCGAAAGATGGTCATGTTATTGCACCAGAGCTTACAAAAGCATTTGCACACTCTGCAGCAATTTCCGGTACTGATATATATGAACAAACAGAAGTATTTGATATTCGTATTGAAAATGATAACGTAACAGGAATTGTTACAAGCGAAGGTATTATTGCGTGCGAGAAAGTTGTGATTGCAGGTGGTTCATGGAGCACGAAGTTACTAGGTTATTTTCACCGCGAATGGGGTACATATCCAGTTAAAGGAGAAGTAGTAGCGGTAAGAAGTAGAAAATCACTTTTAAATGCGCCTATTTTCCAAGAAAGATTTTATATTGCACCAAAGCGCGGTGGACGGTACGTAATTGGAGCAACGATGAAGTCTCATACGTTTAATAAAACTGTGCAACCAGAAAGTATTACTTCTATATTAGAGCGTGCTTATACAATATTGCCGGCTTTAAAAGAAGCGGAATGGGAAAGTGCATGGGCAGGATTAAGGCCACAATCAAATCACGAAGCTCCTTATATGGGAGAGCATGAAGAAATAAAAGGTTTATATGCTTGCACGGGCCATTATCGAAACGGCATTTTATTAAGTCCTGTTTCTGGTCAATATATGGCGGATTTAATAGAAGGAAAGCAGGAGAATCACTTGTTAGATTCATTGCTTTCTAAAAGAGTTTAG
- a CDS encoding ABC transporter substrate-binding protein, whose translation MKFLKRIFVFTLLVAMIAGCSSNSASDKGKKEKEITVMLDWYPNAVHSFIYAAIEKGYFKEEGVKVNIKFPSNPTDPLTLAAAGKVTVGLYYQPDVVMARANEQIPVKSIGAVVRSPLNHVVSLKSAGIQSPKDLEGKTVGYSGTPLSEMYLKTMVKEAGGNPDTVKVVDVGFDLVPALITKKVDAVTGAYINHEVPVMRHEGHEPAYFNPADYGVPNYHELVFVTGDKTLKKDKEALQAFLRGTKKGYDFMKKNPDEALNILLNHQEKENFPLVPEVEKESMKILLEKMETKDEPFLSDSKESWEKQNKWLKDKGMTKEIVPAEELFENILK comes from the coding sequence ATGAAATTTTTAAAACGCATCTTTGTGTTTACATTATTAGTTGCAATGATTGCTGGATGTTCTAGTAATTCAGCATCAGATAAGGGTAAGAAAGAAAAAGAAATAACGGTCATGCTTGATTGGTACCCAAATGCGGTACATAGCTTTATTTATGCGGCAATTGAAAAAGGCTACTTTAAAGAAGAAGGAGTAAAGGTGAATATTAAATTCCCTTCCAATCCGACTGACCCATTAACTTTAGCAGCGGCAGGAAAAGTAACGGTTGGCTTGTATTATCAACCAGATGTTGTTATGGCAAGAGCAAATGAACAAATTCCAGTGAAATCAATTGGAGCTGTCGTACGTTCCCCGTTAAATCATGTTGTATCACTGAAATCAGCAGGCATTCAATCACCGAAAGATTTAGAAGGAAAAACAGTAGGATATTCGGGGACACCTTTAAGTGAGATGTATTTAAAAACGATGGTAAAAGAAGCTGGTGGTAATCCAGATACAGTGAAAGTAGTCGATGTTGGCTTTGATTTAGTACCAGCGTTAATTACGAAAAAAGTAGATGCAGTAACAGGAGCATACATTAACCATGAAGTACCTGTTATGCGACATGAAGGCCATGAACCAGCGTACTTTAATCCAGCTGATTATGGTGTGCCAAACTATCATGAGCTTGTATTTGTAACAGGTGATAAAACGTTGAAAAAAGATAAGGAAGCGTTGCAAGCTTTCTTACGTGGTACGAAAAAAGGTTATGACTTCATGAAGAAAAATCCAGATGAAGCATTAAATATTTTATTAAATCATCAAGAAAAAGAAAACTTCCCGCTTGTACCAGAAGTTGAAAAAGAAAGTATGAAAATTTTATTAGAGAAGATGGAAACGAAAGATGAGCCATTCCTATCGGATTCAAAAGAGTCATGGGAGAAACAAAATAAATGGCTGAAAGATAAAGGGATGACGAAAGAAATCGTTCCAGCTGAGGAATTATTCGAAAACATTTTAAAGTAG